From Colius striatus isolate bColStr4 chromosome 10, bColStr4.1.hap1, whole genome shotgun sequence:
TTTGAAACTCAAGAAAAGGAGGCAGTGCATTGAGGTGTCTGGAGGAGGCAGCAAGAAGGAAGGGTGGGAGAGCAACAGCTCAGCCTTTGGGTAACTTACACTCATGTGGTTTTTCAGCACagtgtgttttgtttcagtggcTGTTTTGACCATCTCGCTTTAAATGgcaaaaaatgtgtttcttttatgAGGCTTCTCATAGAAGATTCATTTAAGGAATTCAGACCTATTGCTGTCATCCTACTGATTCTGCCAGTGGCTTTTCAACCCATTTGCCAGTTTTAAACCAAGTTAGAGAAATTTGCAGAGGTGTAaatattctccttttttttataTGACATGTTAATTTCAGTCCTAAGCTGATTTAGGTATGAGGTGGCTGGCTCAGAAACTTgtgaattttcattttaacacTGGAAAAGAATTAATTGTAAGCTATTTCTTGACTGTAGTGGAATGCTTTACTTTTTTACctgtttttattcttcttttctttccctatcCATTGGGATGCAGAGCCAACCGAGTTTCATTTTAGACTATtaataggggaaaaaacaaatctttcATGTACTGTGCTTTGGAACACCTGAATAAGGAAAACTGAAGTACTGTCAGTGTCCTTAGCATAATGTTTCCTGTAGCTAGAAGCCTGAATGAGACCTAGTTCAGGTTTCTGCATGTGTAATGCTTGGGAGTCCTGATGAGACAGCTCTTTATGCAAAGAAGATGTCTTTCTCTGATTGCTGTCTTTGTTACAGATTGGTGCTGTTCCTTTAGCTGCTTTAGGAGCTCCTGCTCTGGATCCTGCCCTAGCTGCTCTTGGGCTTCCTGGAGCAAACTTAAATTCTCAGGTATGGCACACTTCCTAAAATCTGCTGGATTGTCCCTGACCCCTCCATGGCATGAACTAACACACGTGATGCTCTGGGTGTGCTCACCAGTGCACGACAGAACGAGCTGAAGATCTGGAAATACTATACTTAGGTTTCAATAAGTGTTACAAAGTCCTCCTTTTTGTTAAAGACTTGGCTCAGGCTGATGGTTCTTCAGACTTTTTAGAACTGGAATGGCCTCTTTGTTTCTTGGCATAGCAGATTTATGtgacactttttcttttgctgccctctcttctgttttaaaagtaattttcattgttttaacaGCCATTGCCTGAAAAGTCCACTGAGTGATTGGAATAAATAGTATCTATAGGAGCATTAAATTAAATACTGTAAGgaccttaaaaaaaatgtgactAGTGATGTGAAATATGTGTCATTATCAAGCCAGGAACCTCTCTTGTACttagttaaaaaacaaagctcGCTTTTTGTAGGTGTAGAAAGGACAGAGGAGACTTTGCTGGACAGGGGTGGGCTTGAAACTGAACTGCACTGAACTTTAAGTACTAAGTAATAGTTGAGTATTGAGTTAGTGTTTAAGGGTACAGGGTACAGTCATGTTTCACAGGTACAAGAAGCAGCAAGGACTGAATGGATTGCTAAGAGATCCATCATTTCCCATGCTCTCCCTGCATGCCATGTGTGGTAACAAGCAAGTAACGGTGATACTGAAAgaaatagaggggaaaaaaggcattCTGAATGCATATTAGAAAACTATGTATTTGATATGCTGGAGGACTGCTTCCTGTGGCCATTGAGGCAGCTGATTCTAACAAACTGTTTGggagcagcacacagctgcctcTCCATAAAGCAAATTAGTGGGAACCAGGAGTGTAGTTTTACTTGAAAGTGCTTTGATTCTGTCCAGGAAAGGGCCTGTGTTTGGCTACTGTGGAAGAAAGAGTACCTAAGCAGCACTTCACTGTGATATTCACACCCTCATCCCCAGGCTTTGAACCAGAACGATGCTCGTGTTTGCCAGGAATttgtttgggggtgttttggtttggttttgttcatcTATAGAGACCTCTGCTTTAGCCACTGCTGAGGGTATGGTCAAGAAAGACAATATTCTTAAGCAGATACATCTTCCAACATGGttgtaacttcttttttctttcccctcccagtCTCTTGCAGCAGATCAGCTACTAAAGCTCATGAGCACAGTGGATCCAAAGTAAGCATCGGTGTTCTCGAATACTGATAGTGCAGTACACTTGGTCTGGGGGATGCCTGTTGGGATTCAGGATCTGATCTTTGTCCTGATTAATCTAATTATGATTGGAAGAAACCAGTGTCTTGGGAATCTTGTGCAGAATGTTTTTGCTGTGGTGGAGAAAAGAGGGGGaggaaatgaagcagaaattcAGTTCTGTGTACATCATTGTTGTCACTCCTGTGTCTCTAATGGAAAGGTGCCAGTAGTACCTTCCGTCCTGCACAGCTGAAGGGAGCAAATAGCAACTCAATACTGAATCCCTAAACTTCTTTATTTACCAGGCTGAACCACGTAGCTGCAGGTCTCGTTTCACCAAGTCTGAAATCAGATACCTCcagtaaagaaatagaagaagCAATGAAAAGAGTACGAGAAGCACAGTCGTTAATTTCTGCTGCTATAGAGCCAGGTAATCTTCAGCTGTAGGATACCTCCTTCCATACGTGGTATGTGATAAAAGCTAATGGTCTGCAAAATACTGGCTTAATGCTCTGATGCTCTGCAGGTTTCAGATTGTCCTACAGTGTGATTGCTGCATGTGGCCTGCAGAGGATGCAGGGAATTAGTCATCTGTTGTTTGTCCCCAAATTCACTTGATTTGAATGCTTCAGCTTCCCGATTGAGGTCCATACCGCCACCTCTGAGATGTCACTGGCTTGAGCCCCTGACATCCCAGTGATGTTTGTTCCTGGGGATGATTTCCTTGCCTTTGATTTCCAATCTGTGGAACTTTGGAAGTAATTCCTCTTTATATTTTTGTAGCTTATTTCAgtagattttattttagaaCAAGCTGCTCACCCACAAATGTCAGAGCCACCAAATCTGAGGAGTGGTAACGTGGAACACTGAATATACAGTTTTGCAGCCTCCTGAAGGTTTTCAGGGAAGAACAGAGCTCCTGCTCTTTACTGTACCAGAAAAATGTGCTGGTTGTTCTGCTTGGGGCTTTTTGTAGGAAACTCAAAACAATACTTTGAGAGATTATTTAGCCCTTCAGCAAATGTCAGAGAGCCTGAGATTTTAAGGAGCCTTTTAACAGACTTCAGCATTTGAATTCTGACTACTTCTTGCTTGGTTTTATGTCACCTACAAGTGTCTGTCACGTTCATTCTTTGTGCCAGCTTTTGAGGGAATGGATAGATCAAACCTTAACTTCCAATGTCAAAATATTCCTTAGGTTTTCTTTATCTTATTTCTAACAATAGTATGGAGCAAAACTCTTTGCTTTATAAAATCTGTTTGACTACTCAAATGACATTGGGGGTTTTTactgtgcttttcctttttaactccagacaaaaaagatgaaaagcGGAGGCATTCAAGGTCAAGGTCACGctcgaggaggaggaggacaccTTCTTCATCTAGACACAGGTAGTTAACTTATTTActtgaagagaaaaacataTAGCTGAAGGAATTCCTTAAAAAATATGGCTTGGAAGTGCCACTTCACTAGGGAAGGCTGGCAGAGGGAGGAATGCAAAGGGCCTGGGGAAAGCTGAGGCTGTGACTTGGTGAGACTGGTGTGAGATGGACACCTGCCTCTGGTTTTGTAGAAACGATGGGAAAGAGATGATAGCAAAAAAGGCCTCAAACATACCTTGAGCTACTGCAGGAGGAACTTCAGGTCACCTGTTCCTAGCATGCTATGTTTGGCCTCTGATTTTATTGAACAATAAATTGTTTATTGTATCAGACCCACACCTTAGCACAGAGCCTTGGTTTTACACAGCCTGTGACACCCGAGCCTGTGTAGGCTGCCCGTTTTTCATCAGTTCCTTAAACCTCTGTTCTTTCCTCCATCTGTTTCCAGTGTGATTGTGTGGTAATTATAATTTGTCTTAGAAGTAGGTACCAGGAGGCTTCTCTGAGCAGTTATTTATGTATGTAAATGTTTCCCTTTTGGGCTGCTGTGTCTCACATGCAGCAGTTTCAGCTTAGTGGAAGTGCCTGGGACAGCATTTTCTAGGGTATGGTTTACTTGGAGATCAGGTCTGGTGAGGTGTCTGGACTCATGGCTCTGATATTGTCCTTCCCAAACGCGACACGTGGCTCATCTGTGCTGTTGCCTTATCGGCTCTTGCAAAGCCATTTTAACTGTGGCTGTCCCACCTGTACTGCCTGTCTGCACATTCAGGGACTGGCTTCTGTCTGGTTCAGTGCTCTGTGAGCGTCTTCACACTTCAACATCAGAGCTTTCCTCTGCTGTGGACTGATATTTTATTACAGGGAGGGTAATACGAGCTGACGGCAGCATCATTGTTCTTTGGCATTTGTGCGCTTCCTTTCTCCATTTCCTTGGTGGACTCAACACGACTCTTTTGCCACTCTCTACATTGTTTTGTCCGTGTTTGTCGTTGTGCATCATGGTATCTGTAGCAGTGAGCAGATGGATTCTGAATGGTAGCTAACAATGTGCTGTGTTTCACTCCCACGCACCGTGTGTTCCCGGTAGACGATCGAGAAGCAGATCAAGGAGAAGGTCCCATTCAAAGTCAAGAAGCAGGAGGCGATCTAAAAGTCCCAGGCGAAGAAGATCTCATTccagagagagaagcagaaggtCCAGGAGCACATCCAAAACCAGGTAATTGCTTCAGTTAATCTGTTCCATGGCCGAGGAATTAAATTGCTAAATTTAGtgcataattaaaaaaataaagaaaaatcagccaaacctcacaacaaacaaaaacctgagGCAGAATGGACCAGTGGCTCACAGTGTCTCACAGGATTCTGTTGTGCTCATCCTGCACATGTGCAGTTCCTGTCAGTCAGCGGGTGCCAGGCCTTGGCTGCAGCACCTGGCCAGTGTCTTTGCAAAGAGGCAGGGAGAGCATCCAGGCCTGCAGGTTGTGTaccagcagcacacagagctgtAAAAGAGCCAGTCTGGTATTTTGCTGTAGGGAATTGCAATCTCTGCTGCCACTAAGACAGTGTGACTGGCTGCAGAAACACCAGACTCTGTGTGTGCTAGCTAGTGGAGTTGCCATGTCTTTGTTCGTTCTCCTGCATAGCCAAACTATTTGACTTAAACTTTGAATCTGTATTTTACTAAAGGgataaaaagaaggaagagaaagaaaagaaacgtTCTAAAACTCCTCCCAAAAGCTACAGCACAACTAGACGATCACGAAGCACAAGCAGGTACAGTAACAGGAAAGCTTCTCCTGGTCTCTACTCAGTGTTTGTTCTCCACTTCAAGGGAAAGAACGTTGTGTGTggtgggatgctgctgctgctctggggatACTGGCTGGGTGCACAAAGGCACGTGGGCTCCATCTGCCCCTCTCTagatgatgctttttttttttttccctgatattGTAACTTTCTGGCAATCTTGTTTGGGCTTAGAATAGTGTCAGCTTGCTCTGATTCACAGTATCGTGCTTTGAGGTCACTGACACTGTTTGCAAAGAGGATCAGTATCTGTCATAGAGCCAGAGGCAGCGGTGGAGGTAGAACAGGAAAGAActactgctgagcagcagctggggaggtTTGGCAGCACCGCCGATAGTGAATACCCAGTTTGAGTTATACATGTTTAAGCTTTGGAGCAGTGCTGTTTTGGAGGCAGAGATGCAGTTgtagcttaaaaaaacaaatgcaaaagcTTTGCTGTGTCTCCCCTGCAGAGAAAGACGCCGCAGAAGAAGCAGGAGTGGATCACGGTCACCGAAAAAACCCAGGTctccaaaaaggaaaatgtcGCGCTCCCCGTCCCCgaggaggtgagggagcctctggctgaGGGGAAATGGGGGCTGGGGGTAAATTCCCAAGGTGTGAACTCCAGCCGAGGAAGATGGGCTATTGGTGTGTTCCTTACACTGAGCCCACGGGTTGACTCAGAGAGAGGGAGGATCTCTGGCGCTGCTTTTAGCAGAATTGAGGCAGCTCCAGGCGTAGTGTCTCTGTTAGTGCTCTGTTGGTGTTAGAGGCGTTCAGGGTTGAGGAGTAGGGGATACCACAGTTCTGACTCAGTTGGCTTTGTACAGGAGGGGCTCACCTGACTTCCTGGGTGGTCCTGAGCATGTTGTGAACTCTCCCTCTCAGTGCTGAACTCGAGGTGCTTTCATACAAAGCTGTACTGTTGTTGCTATTACCATGGTGTTTCTTGGACGTGGCTTTGTGGTGGCAGTGTTTGATCCAGAGCCAAGAACTGGGATGTCTGGTGATGTTCTGGAAGCAGTGGTGCATCCTAGCACAGTGCTGTAACCAACTGTGGCTAACAGTCTGGGATGGTGGGTTTCATTCTTGTGTGTACTTTATCATTGTagacataaaaaggaaaaaaagaaggataaagacaaggagagaagcagagatgAGAGGGAGCGGTCgacaagcaagaaaaagaaaagcaaagacaaagaGAAGGATCGAGAACGGAAATCTGAGAGCGA
This genomic window contains:
- the SRSF11 gene encoding serine/arginine-rich splicing factor 11 isoform X1 — translated: MASSSGTDVIQVTNVSPSASSEQMRTLFGFLGKIEELRLFPPDDSPLPVSSRVCFVKFHDPDSAVVAQHLTNTVFVDRALIVVPYAEGVIPDETKALSLLAPANAVAGLLPGGGLLPTPNPLSQIGAVPLAALGAPALDPALAALGLPGANLNSQSLAADQLLKLMSTVDPKLNHVAAGLVSPSLKSDTSSKEIEEAMKRVREAQSLISAAIEPDKKDEKRRHSRSRSRSRRRRTPSSSRHRRSRSRSRRRSHSKSRSRRRSKSPRRRRSHSRERSRRSRSTSKTRDKKKEEKEKKRSKTPPKSYSTTRRSRSTSRERRRRRSRSGSRSPKKPRSPKRKMSRSPSPRRHKKEKKKDKDKERSRDERERSTSKKKKSKDKEKDRERKSESDKDVKQVTRDYDEEEQGYDSEKEKKEEKKMADSSSPKVKESASDKGSGDPARESKVNGDDHHEEDMDMSD
- the SRSF11 gene encoding serine/arginine-rich splicing factor 11 isoform X2, with translation MASSSGTDVIQVTNVSPSASSEQMRTLFGFLGKIEELRLFPPDDSPLPVSSRVCFVKFHDPDSAVVAQHLTNTVFVDRALIVVPYAEGVIPDETKALSLLAPANAVAGLLPGGGLLPTPNPLSQIGAVPLAALGAPALDPALAALGLPGANLNSQSLAADQLLKLMSTVDPKLNHVAAGLVSPSLKSDTSSKEIEEAMKRVREAQSLISAAIEPDKKDEKRRHSRSRSRSRRRRTPSSSRHRRSRSRSRRRSHSKSRSRRRSKSPRRRRSHSRERSRRSRSTSKTRDKKKEEKEKKRSKTPPKSYSTTRRSRSTSRERRRRRSRSGSRSPKKPRSPKRKMSRSPSPRRHKKEKKKDKDKERSRDERERSTSKKKKSKDKEKDRERKSESDKDVKVTRDYDEEEQGYDSEKEKKEEKKMADSSSPKVKESASDKGSGDPARESKVNGDDHHEEDMDMSD